One stretch of Oncorhynchus clarkii lewisi isolate Uvic-CL-2024 chromosome 1, UVic_Ocla_1.0, whole genome shotgun sequence DNA includes these proteins:
- the LOC139418144 gene encoding FERM domain-containing protein 6-like isoform X1 — translation MSVSTTKQERTLCVLLPNKEQLDITVGVKSTGQDVFNQVSELLGIKELHFFGLTVVKDNEHIFLDMEDKLTKYFPKEWKQDSGKGLQKRSLPLVLCLKVQYYVENGRLICERKARRLYFSDLRERVLRSECRQQEEVYFQLAGYALQADLEDHPLPGKNQGGTRYFQPKEYFPPWIVAKRGVDYLLCHGPKVHKELWGMTPRDAVLHFIKEACRLEDVPVTFYRLQKDKKEERGTALLGLTLRGMQLYQEADNIRQLLYDFPWSNVGRLTFLGKKFEIQPDGLPSARKLVYYTGSPFRSRHLLLHLSNSHRLYLSLQPALKHLRQLEDSEEKKRYRESYISDDLDLDHPGGSEGGSPGLSRHSTSSSGIEADRDATRQHSSISMEMASMEEETELRKRMEKCFSSAASHGSSHTSGVDTGSKARTDEEEWQEEETQQASVDSPGEVSVDDPEEMLRLAELMEGVSVDCPVLTSETHCEGFKGDQVDRDEDLVTLRSKDTLGQILKSRSHCVDRHSQSLDDVRLFPPPAPLGTTLPPDSSHSYTFGLPLPDSQCDAKSPPGCNNGGYYLPLHCPAKGTFYGHRSMNCLSLDLLGDEQLLEFIL, via the exons ATGTCTGTCTCCACCACCAAACAGGAGAGAACCCTGTGTGTTCTGCTCCCTAATAAAGAACAGctggacatcactgtgggg gtcaagTCCACAGGGCAGGATGTGTTCAATCAGGTGTCTGAGCTCCTTGGAATAAAAGAGCTGCACTTCTTTGGCCTGACAGTGGTGAAGG ACAATGAGCACATCTTTCTGGACATGGAAGATAAGCTGACCAAGTATTTCCCTAAGGAATGGAAGCAAGATTCAGGGAAG GGGTTACAGAAGAGATCCCTCCCCCTGGTACTCTGCCTCAAGGTGCAGTACTATGTGGAGAACGGCAGGCTCATCTG TGAGCGGAAGGCGAGGCGTCTGTACTTCTCTGACCTGAGGGAGAGGGTGTTGCGTTCTGAGTGTCGTCAGCAGGAGGAG GTGTACTTCCAGCTGGCTGGGTATGCTCTTCAAGCTGACCTGGAGGACCATCCCCTGCCTGGGAAGAACCAGGGAGGCACCCGTTACTTCCAACCCAAAGAGTACTTCCCTCCCTGG aTTGTGGCGAAGCGGGGCGTGGACTACCTGCTCTGTCACGGTCCCAAGGTACACAAGGAGCTATGGGGCATGACGCCACGTGATGCGGTACTCCACTTCATCAAAGAGGCCTGTCGTCTCGAGGACGTCCCCGTCACCTTCTACAGGCTACAGAAG GacaagaaagaagagagaggcacAGCTCTGCTGGGGCTGACCCTCAGAGGAATGCAGCtttatcag GAGGCGGACAACATCCGCCAGCTTCTCTATGATTTCCCCTGGTCCAACGTGGGACGACTCACCTTCCTG GGAAAGAAATTTGAGATCCAGCCAGATGGTTTGCCGTCGGCCAGGAAGCTGGTCTACTACACTGGGTCTCCGTTTCGCTCGCGCCACCTCCTCCTGCACCTCAGCAACAGCCACCGACTCTACCTCAGTCTCCAGCCTGCCCTCAAACACCTCCGACAGCTGGAGGACAGCGAGG aGAAGAAGCGCTACAGGGAGTCGTACATCAGTGATGACCTGGATCTAGACCATCCAGGGGGCAGCGAGGGGGGCAGCCCCGGCCTGTCCCGACACTCTACCTCCAGCTCGGGCATCGAGGCAGACCGCGATGCGACACGGCAACACAGCAGCATCTCCATGGAGATGGCGTCCatggaggaggagactgagctgaggaagaggatggagaagTGTTTCAGTTCGGCAGCGAGTCACGGGAGTTCTCACACTTCGGGCGTGGACACGGGCAGCAAAGCACGCACTGATGAAGAGGAGTGGCaggaggaag AGACCCAGCAGGCCAGTGTGGACAGTCCAGGAGAGGTTTCCGTGGACGACCCAGAGGAAATGCTGAGATTGGCTGAGCTGATGGAGGGCGTGTCG GTTGATTGTCCCGTGCTCACCTCGGAGACTCATTGTGAAG GATTCAAGGGGGATCAGGTAGACAGAGATGAAGACCTGGTGACACTACGCAGCAAAGATACCCTGGGACAG ATCCTGAAGTCAAGATCCCATTGTGTGGACCGCCACAGCCAGAGCCTGGATGACGTTCGCCTCTTCCCCCCTCCCGCCCCCCTCGGCACGACTCTACCCCCTGACTCTTCCCACAGCTACACCTTTGGCCTGCCCCTCCCGGACTCCCAGTGTGACGCTAAGAGCCCCCCAGGGTGTAACAACGGAGGCTACTACCTCCCCCTCCACTGCCCGGCTAAGGGCACCTTCTATGGACACAGGTCTATGAACTGCCTGTCTCTGGATCTACTGGGAGACGAACAGCTGTTGGAGTTCATACTGTAG